Sequence from the Corallococcus sp. EGB genome:
ATCTCCTCGATGGGCGTGCCCTCGGGGCGGAACAGCTCGCCGAACAGGTCGCCCGGGCGGAGGATGGACACCACCGAGCGGGTGCTGTTCTTCCCAATGCGCATCAGGCGCACGCGGCCGGACTTCAGCAGGTACACGCGGTCCGACGTGTCACCGGGGCGGTAGATGGTCGAGTTGTGCGGGAAGGACTCGACCTTGAAGTACCCCTTGAAGTCGATGGCCTCCTGGCCGGGGACCAGCTTGTTCGCGGTCACCATCATCCCGGACGACGTCGCCTGCAGGGGCGCCACGACGTTGGAACCGATGGGGCCGAGGGGGCGGTTGAAGCCGTGCATGGGAGTCTCCTGGAAAGACAGAAAGGGATGGGGAAGGTCGGTCGCTGCTGCTGCTGCGGACGGACCTTGCCCTTTCCAAGAGGCGTGCCACGGGCACTTGAAGTATTCCCGGGGGAACAGTTCGAGGAATGACGGGTACTTAGCGCTACACCTTCATTCCACACCCCGAACTGTGTCCAAAACCTGAAACAGAACGTTCAAACAGTCTGATCAGTTTGAACGAAACGTTCAACAGCCACACCGGTTTGTCGGGGCTGGGACACTGTCAGGAAGCATCCTTCACCGGATAAGGGTGAACCTGTGGACCATGCCCCTGTGTGAGACCGAACTTTTGAAGCTTTCGTTCAAGGGTCGGACGGCTGATGCCCAGGATCTGACACGTGCGCCCCTTGTGGCCCTTGGTGACGGCCATGGCCCGGGCAATGAGCTGCCGTTCGGCCTCTTCCAGGGTGGGGATGAGGCTCACATCGTCTACCGCTGGGGCGGCGAACATGGAGTTCGCGGCGCCCGGGACGCGCGGGGCGTCCAGGGGCCCTGAGGGGTTCGCCTCCAGCGGGGGCAGGTCGTCGCCGCGCAGCACGTCGCCGGGGGCGAGCACGACGGCGCGGGTGAGGACGTTCTCCAACTCGCGCACGTTGCCGCGCCAGGGCAGCAGGGTGAGGCGCTCCATCACCTCGTGGGGCACGCGGGTGACGCGCTTGTGCACCTTCTCGTTGATGCGCTCCAGGAGGTGCTTCACCAGCAGGGAGATGTCCTCGCGCCGTTCCCGCAGAGGCGGGATGACGAGGGTGATGACCTTGAGGCGCTGGTAGAGGTCCTCGCGGAAGCGCCCTTGCGCCACCTCGTCCGCGAGGTTGCGGTGGGTGGCGGCGATGACGCGCGCTCGCAGCTTCACGCGCTTGACGCCGCCCACGCGCTCGAACTCGCGCTCCTGCAGCACGCGCAGGAGCTTCGCCTGGAGCATCAGCGACATGTCGCCAATCTCATCCAGGAACACGGTGCCGTCCTCGGCCAGCTCGAACTTGCCGGGCTTGCCGGACACGGCGCCGGTGAAGGCGCCCTTCTCGTGGCCGAACAGCTCGCTCTCCAGGAGCGTGTCCACGATGGCGGAGCAGTTGATGCCGATGAAGGGCCGGGGCTCGTCGTAGGAGTAGTTGTGGATGACGCGGGCGATGAGCTCCTTGCCGGTGCCGCTCTCGCCGTTGATCAGCACCGTCGCGGTGCTGCCCGTCACCTTGCCAATCTCCTTCACCAGCTGCTGCATGGAGGGGCTGGTGCCCACGATGTCGCCCAGGCGGACGACGGCGTTCTCGCGGTGGACCTCGTCCGCGCGGCGCGACAGCTGGCGGTACTCCAGCGCGCGCTCCACGACCAGGTCCAGGGCGGCGGGATCCGGGAAGGGCTTGTGGATGTAGTCGAACGCACCGGCCTTCATGGCCCGGATGGTCGTCTCCATGTCGTGGTAGGCGGTGACGAGGATGATGCGCGCGTCGCCGCACAGCCCCTTCATCTCCTCGATGATCTCCAGGCCGGTGCGGTCCGGGAGCATCATGTCCAGGATGACGACGCTGGGCATGTTCTCCTGGGCGGCCTTGAGGCCCGCGGCGGCGCTGGTGGCCGTGACGACCTGGTAGCGCGGCTGCCCGTCCTGCTCGATCTCCTCGAAGTGCATCGTGAGGGTTTCGAGCAGCGACACGTCATCGTCGACGATGAGGAGGGTCTCCATGGGGTCCTCAGGCGGCGAACGTCAGCGTGAACACCATCCCCGGTTCGGCGCTCCCCTGGGCCGCCACGTCGCCCCCCACGCCCGTCATCACCCGCCGCAG
This genomic interval carries:
- a CDS encoding sigma-54 dependent transcriptional regulator; the protein is METLLIVDDDVSLLETLTMHFEEIEQDGQPRYQVVTATSAAAGLKAAQENMPSVVILDMMLPDRTGLEIIEEMKGLCGDARIILVTAYHDMETTIRAMKAGAFDYIHKPFPDPAALDLVVERALEYRQLSRRADEVHRENAVVRLGDIVGTSPSMQQLVKEIGKVTGSTATVLINGESGTGKELIARVIHNYSYDEPRPFIGINCSAIVDTLLESELFGHEKGAFTGAVSGKPGKFELAEDGTVFLDEIGDMSLMLQAKLLRVLQEREFERVGGVKRVKLRARVIAATHRNLADEVAQGRFREDLYQRLKVITLVIPPLRERREDISLLVKHLLERINEKVHKRVTRVPHEVMERLTLLPWRGNVRELENVLTRAVVLAPGDVLRGDDLPPLEANPSGPLDAPRVPGAANSMFAAPAVDDVSLIPTLEEAERQLIARAMAVTKGHKGRTCQILGISRPTLERKLQKFGLTQGHGPQVHPYPVKDAS